One Bacteroidia bacterium DNA segment encodes these proteins:
- a CDS encoding class I SAM-dependent methyltransferase yields MQLLEKEISLLETYRNILLSLYPELKEMTENLPKYNPEYYAIASIPAQVIQYLCEKDSQRIVQSIQAYIRFCDTFKQKQIEFIRNQSYAYQDFEQVNKEVYQNQNYMAQTYYPALLFSYLFSSNYFEILRVFCQYFIPLTQTKQGKSCEIGIGHGLLSALLLSRNSNLQGVGIDISPVAQQVSARVSKFFGLTPIPVCIEDATHQITQKNNQVMICAEVLEHLPQPQQLLENIYAALAENGLLFLTASINMESVDHLYWFENDMQVQEMVEKTGFKIMQKNIAFLTSQDYRNNPSLQNRLMKRKNPCTVIFILTK; encoded by the coding sequence ATGCAACTTCTAGAAAAAGAAATTTCCCTTTTGGAAACGTACAGAAATATTCTGCTCTCTCTTTATCCCGAACTCAAAGAAATGACCGAAAATTTACCTAAATATAACCCTGAATACTATGCTATAGCCAGCATTCCTGCACAAGTCATTCAATATCTATGCGAAAAGGATAGCCAACGGATTGTCCAATCTATACAAGCTTATATTCGATTTTGTGATACCTTCAAGCAAAAACAAATTGAGTTTATCCGTAACCAGAGTTATGCATATCAAGATTTTGAGCAGGTCAATAAGGAGGTTTATCAAAACCAAAACTATATGGCTCAAACGTACTATCCTGCTTTGCTGTTTAGTTATTTATTTTCCTCAAATTACTTTGAAATTTTACGTGTATTTTGTCAATACTTCATTCCTCTTACTCAAACTAAGCAAGGTAAAAGCTGCGAAATTGGCATAGGACATGGGCTTTTATCTGCTTTGCTGCTTTCTCGAAATTCAAACTTACAAGGCGTAGGGATAGATATCAGTCCTGTGGCGCAGCAAGTTTCGGCAAGAGTTAGTAAATTTTTTGGGCTAACGCCCATTCCTGTATGTATAGAAGACGCTACTCATCAAATTACTCAAAAGAATAATCAGGTCATGATTTGCGCGGAGGTATTAGAACATTTGCCGCAACCCCAACAGCTTTTAGAAAATATCTATGCTGCTTTGGCTGAAAATGGCTTACTTTTTCTAACGGCATCTATCAATATGGAATCGGTTGACCATTTATATTGGTTTGAAAATGATATGCAAGTCCAAGAAATGGTGGAAAAAACAGGCTTTAAGATAATGCAAAAAAATATAGCTTTTTTGACTTCACAAGACTATCGTAATAACCCATCTTTACAAAATCGTTTGATGAAACGAAAAAATCCTTGTACAGTCATTTTTATTTTGACCAAATAA
- a CDS encoding SpoIID/LytB domain-containing protein: protein MFLSRLRGYSAKVLVLFNALLCAFFNTSAREVRIGLWADIEPQSVRYHSEKSEVWLFEGTVEAKLKKSIFKDSPFSIKAAGKKVEVYQGSEVIEVWDTLYIYPYLIYADFTLKNASRFGNYKGKLICFVNSQGYLTLINEVDIEWYLCGVVESEMGRIKEIEAIKAQALCARTYAIRGYKRHIHEGFHLCDQQHCQAYKGVSPYKPIIDAVFATRGEVILYQGNLIDALFSACCGGITADAQEVWNKDIPYLKPVLDGKYCQRSKNFKWRVVMPLSEWRKIVFSGDSLPNVVYYIPDKSGRPHKLLYRNTEHNLSDNTIRTQLRLKSAKITYQVFGGSVVIEGYGFGHGVGLCQEGAIGMAAQGFTYPNIIKYYYKGVTLGYDVEDESLQ, encoded by the coding sequence ATGTTTTTGAGTAGGTTAAGGGGCTATTCTGCAAAGGTCTTAGTACTTTTTAATGCCCTACTATGTGCTTTTTTTAATACTTCTGCTCGTGAGGTAAGAATTGGCTTATGGGCGGATATTGAACCGCAATCCGTACGGTACCATAGTGAAAAGAGTGAGGTATGGCTATTTGAAGGTACGGTTGAAGCAAAGCTTAAAAAATCAATATTCAAAGACAGTCCGTTTTCCATCAAGGCAGCGGGCAAAAAAGTGGAAGTATATCAAGGAAGTGAGGTAATAGAAGTATGGGATACTTTGTACATTTATCCGTATCTTATTTATGCTGATTTTACCTTAAAAAATGCTTCTCGTTTCGGTAACTACAAGGGAAAGTTGATATGTTTTGTCAATTCGCAGGGCTATTTAACTTTGATTAACGAAGTAGATATAGAGTGGTACTTGTGCGGAGTGGTAGAGTCTGAAATGGGCAGGATAAAAGAAATAGAAGCAATTAAAGCTCAAGCTTTATGTGCGCGTACGTATGCTATACGTGGTTACAAAAGACATATACATGAAGGTTTTCATCTATGTGATCAGCAGCATTGTCAAGCATATAAGGGAGTAAGCCCATATAAGCCTATCATAGATGCGGTTTTTGCTACGCGGGGGGAGGTTATTTTGTATCAAGGGAATTTGATAGATGCTTTGTTTTCGGCTTGTTGTGGAGGTATTACAGCCGATGCCCAAGAAGTTTGGAACAAAGATATCCCTTACTTAAAACCTGTGTTAGATGGCAAGTATTGTCAGCGGTCAAAAAATTTTAAATGGAGAGTAGTTATGCCTTTATCAGAATGGCGGAAAATTGTATTTTCAGGAGATAGCTTACCGAATGTAGTTTATTATATACCTGATAAAAGCGGTAGGCCGCACAAGCTTCTATACAGGAATACTGAACATAATTTGAGTGATAACACTATACGTACTCAATTGCGACTAAAATCGGCTAAAATTACCTACCAAGTTTTTGGGGGATCAGTAGTTATTGAGGGATACGGATTTGGGCATGGGGTAGGGCTTTGCCAAGAAGGGGCAATTGGAATGGCTGCGCAGGGCTTTACTTATCCGAATATCATTAAGTACTATTACAAAGGGGTTACTTTGGGCTATGATGTGGAAGATGAGTCTTTGCAGTGA